From the genome of Haloarchaeobius salinus, one region includes:
- a CDS encoding DUF5785 family protein has protein sequence MSNEWPHDPDGEEGSEGMRKYGMAVLAKKLDEEEDFPLKAADFVAEHGDEPVRLNSKRVVSVADIFEHVTEGEFEDIVTFHRAVGKAMRSGGFWEFHPKAGESNVKHA, from the coding sequence ATGAGCAACGAGTGGCCCCACGACCCGGACGGAGAGGAGGGCAGCGAGGGGATGCGCAAGTACGGGATGGCAGTCCTCGCGAAGAAGCTCGACGAGGAGGAGGACTTCCCGCTGAAGGCAGCGGACTTCGTCGCGGAGCACGGTGACGAGCCGGTCAGACTGAACTCGAAGCGCGTCGTCAGCGTCGCGGACATCTTCGAGCACGTCACGGAGGGCGAGTTCGAGGACATCGTCACGTTCCACAGGGCGGTCGGGAAGGCGATGCGTTCCGGCGGCTTCTGGGAGTTCCACCCGAAGGCCGGCGAGTCGAACGTCAAGCACGCCTGA
- a CDS encoding hybrid sensor histidine kinase/response regulator: MSDHVVLVVDADPAVTDELAARMSAPDRSVTVRSAATAAAAEEAVADTAVDCVVSEHVLGDRDGVGLLRRLGDGYPDLVRILFTDAGSEEVASDAVEAGVDAYVPKQLGASGPVDVRATDEAYERVATTVADALERTDSSRVAPDSTAAKIDTLHDVAMDLEACTDEAEIYQVAVEAAEMVLEFDMSNIDLVEDERLTPVQTSSEMPKDGVESVPLDGESVAARVARTGEAMYTEDLRQVLDADPTQMTYRSGLTVPISDIGVFQAISEELAAFDQADLELAETLMQHVAESVKRTRFQRTLREERDRFAALFENVPDPVVRLSTGDRRTIDAVNEAFAETFDCDAARVVDTPIDEVLFAPPNAGGDAVFPGVAAADEVAPTELRLQAADGPRDFLVHVVPIGGAVGEDDTEEVYGFYADITPTKERKRELARQNERLDEFASIVSHDLRNPLNIAEGHLQLAIERIGDDEDLAEVAWAHGRMRELIENLLSLARTGSVVDEPGELSLSATADQAWSSVRLPEARLAVDDDVHLRADRGRLTDLFVNLFRNAVEHGRTDATVRIGPLDDATGFFVADDGPGIPPEAHEQVFESGYTTSDDGTGFGLAIVEQVATAHGWTVSVTSSTDGGARFEFVTDAGTGPLGHEQPLSVEAADED, from the coding sequence ATGTCAGATCACGTCGTGCTCGTCGTCGACGCAGACCCGGCGGTGACCGACGAACTCGCCGCGCGGATGTCCGCTCCAGATCGGTCGGTGACCGTCCGGTCCGCGGCCACCGCGGCGGCAGCCGAGGAGGCGGTCGCCGACACCGCGGTCGACTGTGTCGTCAGCGAGCACGTCCTCGGCGACCGTGACGGCGTCGGTCTGCTACGTCGACTCGGTGACGGCTACCCCGACCTCGTCAGGATACTGTTCACCGACGCGGGCTCCGAGGAGGTCGCGAGCGACGCCGTCGAGGCGGGGGTCGACGCCTACGTCCCGAAACAGCTGGGTGCCAGCGGACCGGTCGACGTCCGGGCGACCGACGAGGCGTACGAGCGCGTCGCGACGACAGTCGCGGACGCGCTCGAACGAACGGACAGCTCGCGGGTCGCTCCCGACAGCACCGCAGCCAAGATCGACACACTCCACGACGTGGCGATGGACCTGGAGGCCTGTACCGACGAGGCCGAGATCTACCAGGTCGCCGTCGAAGCGGCGGAGATGGTACTCGAGTTCGACATGTCGAACATCGACCTCGTCGAGGACGAGCGGCTGACACCCGTCCAGACGTCGTCCGAGATGCCGAAGGACGGCGTGGAGTCGGTGCCGCTCGACGGGGAGAGCGTCGCCGCCCGCGTCGCCCGGACCGGCGAGGCGATGTACACCGAGGACCTCCGCCAGGTACTCGACGCGGACCCGACACAGATGACGTACCGGTCCGGACTGACGGTCCCCATCTCCGACATCGGCGTGTTCCAGGCCATCTCCGAGGAGCTCGCGGCGTTCGACCAGGCGGACCTCGAGCTCGCGGAGACCCTGATGCAGCACGTCGCCGAGAGCGTGAAGCGGACCCGGTTCCAGCGGACCCTCCGCGAGGAGCGCGACCGCTTCGCCGCGCTGTTCGAGAACGTCCCCGACCCCGTCGTCAGGCTCTCCACCGGCGACCGGCGGACCATCGACGCGGTCAACGAGGCGTTCGCGGAGACGTTCGACTGCGACGCCGCGAGGGTCGTCGACACACCCATCGACGAGGTGCTGTTCGCCCCGCCCAACGCCGGTGGCGATGCGGTGTTCCCCGGGGTGGCCGCTGCCGACGAGGTAGCACCCACGGAACTCCGACTGCAGGCGGCAGACGGCCCCCGCGACTTCCTCGTCCACGTCGTCCCCATCGGCGGAGCGGTCGGCGAGGACGACACCGAGGAGGTGTACGGCTTCTACGCCGACATCACCCCGACGAAAGAGCGCAAGCGCGAACTCGCCAGGCAGAACGAGCGCCTCGACGAGTTCGCGAGCATCGTCAGCCACGACCTCCGCAACCCGCTGAACATCGCGGAGGGACACCTCCAGCTGGCCATCGAGCGCATCGGCGACGACGAGGACCTCGCCGAGGTGGCGTGGGCTCACGGCCGGATGCGCGAGCTCATCGAGAACCTGCTCTCGCTGGCCCGGACTGGCTCGGTCGTCGACGAACCCGGCGAGCTCTCGCTGTCGGCCACCGCGGACCAGGCGTGGTCCTCGGTCCGCCTCCCCGAGGCACGCCTCGCGGTCGACGACGATGTCCACCTCCGGGCGGACCGCGGCCGCCTCACGGACCTGTTCGTGAACCTGTTCCGGAACGCCGTCGAGCACGGCCGGACCGACGCGACGGTCCGTATCGGCCCGCTAGACGACGCCACGGGGTTCTTCGTCGCCGACGACGGCCCCGGCATCCCGCCGGAGGCACACGAGCAGGTGTTCGAATCCGGCTACACGACCAGCGACGACGGCACCGGCTTCGGCCTCGCCATCGTCGAACAGGTGGCGACCGCCCACGGCTGGACGGTGTCGGTCACGAGCAGCACCGACGGCGGCGCGCGGTTCGAGTTCGTGACGGACGCCGGCACCGGGCCGCTCGGACACGAGCAGCCGCTCTCGGTCGAGGCGGCCGACGAGGACTGA
- a CDS encoding GTP cyclohydrolase III, which produces MTNTQITLIQIDNYGPWTVTPEPRREVDLQTLQSRLYADLSQLVGNRDGYVFFTRFDNMVAVTNGLDMDDHALIQESVRNRYPVTVSFGVATGTSPVQALADATSLIQEAGSAQDKSRREILDGRVIEEAFRTDDDVQIAHFDVVDATGKYTDELDAFGAFIEIEQAYASLMRYMYEAHDSLSFFVGGDNIISVCPDLDTAAYDDAIEHVHEQTGIPVRVGVGEGSTPHDAGYAAKHALEVGRAEESLVEFH; this is translated from the coding sequence GTGACGAACACGCAGATAACGTTGATCCAGATCGACAACTACGGACCGTGGACGGTCACGCCGGAGCCGCGACGCGAGGTCGACCTCCAGACCCTGCAGTCCCGCCTGTACGCCGACCTCTCGCAGCTGGTCGGGAACCGCGACGGCTACGTCTTCTTCACGCGGTTCGACAACATGGTCGCGGTCACGAACGGACTCGACATGGACGACCACGCGCTCATCCAGGAGTCGGTTCGCAACCGCTATCCGGTGACCGTGAGCTTCGGCGTGGCGACGGGCACCTCGCCCGTGCAGGCACTCGCCGACGCGACGAGTCTCATCCAGGAGGCCGGGAGCGCACAGGACAAGTCGCGGCGCGAAATCCTCGACGGTCGCGTCATCGAGGAGGCGTTCCGGACCGACGACGACGTGCAGATCGCCCACTTCGACGTCGTCGACGCGACGGGGAAGTACACCGACGAGCTCGACGCCTTCGGAGCCTTCATCGAGATCGAGCAGGCCTACGCGTCGCTGATGCGGTACATGTACGAGGCCCACGACTCGCTCTCCTTCTTCGTCGGCGGGGACAACATCATCTCCGTCTGTCCCGACCTGGACACGGCGGCCTACGACGACGCCATCGAGCACGTCCACGAGCAGACCGGCATCCCGGTCCGGGTCGGCGTCGGCGAGGGCTCGACCCCACACGACGCCGGCTACGCGGCCAAGCACGCGCTCGAGGTCGGCCGCGCGGAGGAGTCGCTCGTCGAGTTCCACTGA
- a CDS encoding CBS domain-containing protein produces MERDVSIRDVTAREFVGVSESDSVRSTVQLMSEEDVGSVLVMRGSTPVGIMTERDVLEMVATGEDAESTAVAELMSQPVITMAASRPLADAAETMSREEIRNVVVTDDTDGEEIVGVLTERDVIEAASTLQASRSLDTEADLEGVATAATAVESEAAAPGDEYATQGVCELCGALADSLHDSNGQLVCSDCRQV; encoded by the coding sequence ATGGAACGCGACGTGTCGATTCGTGACGTGACCGCGCGAGAGTTCGTCGGCGTCAGCGAGTCTGATTCGGTGCGCAGCACCGTCCAGCTCATGTCCGAGGAGGACGTCGGGAGCGTCCTCGTCATGCGAGGGAGTACCCCGGTCGGCATCATGACCGAACGGGACGTCCTCGAGATGGTGGCGACCGGCGAGGACGCCGAATCCACCGCCGTCGCGGAGCTGATGTCCCAGCCGGTCATCACGATGGCCGCGAGTCGACCGCTCGCCGACGCCGCCGAGACGATGTCGCGCGAGGAGATCCGGAACGTCGTCGTCACCGACGACACCGACGGCGAGGAGATCGTCGGCGTGCTCACGGAGCGGGACGTGATCGAGGCGGCGAGCACCCTCCAGGCCTCCCGGTCGCTCGACACGGAGGCGGACTTAGAGGGCGTCGCGACCGCGGCGACGGCCGTCGAAAGCGAGGCTGCGGCCCCCGGTGACGAGTACGCCACGCAGGGCGTCTGTGAACTCTGTGGGGCGTTAGCCGACTCGTTACACGACTCGAACGGTCAGTTAGTCTGTTCCGACTGCCGACAGGTGTGA
- a CDS encoding ABC transporter substrate-binding protein — protein sequence MARKLQRREVLKTTGIAGTVGLTGLAGCLGGGGSGGGSGPDMLTIVGYPEDGIQLFRDYYSSYGNDTDILIPDGLRDPDLPGQVGNDMENVTGTAPAAGGPAQSAYESLYEDVYGESPGVFSSQSYDSTAVGILANAAAGENSGTAIRDQMRNIANPDGMEVTPDNFVEGVEAAANGEAVNYQGASSSVNFDQNGDPASAAYALWEFSDDGTSTIRTENFEGANPDGEGPSADDMPGGMGREIMVGILLPETGALASTGESMINAAQIPAQQVNEADIDLTVDTQLEDTETNSQSGVSAANSLVNGGYPYICGTASSGVNVPVCQEVLIPNEVVGCSPSSTALSVTNLDDNDYIFRTAPSDRLQGRVMAQIASEELEAESCATLYINNDYGQQLSERFSSVFEDEFDGEVWRQVAFNQGESSYSSVVSDAMSAE from the coding sequence ATGGCACGGAAACTGCAACGGCGCGAAGTGCTGAAAACGACCGGAATCGCTGGAACCGTCGGACTGACGGGGCTGGCAGGCTGTCTCGGTGGTGGTGGCAGTGGTGGCGGAAGCGGACCCGACATGCTCACCATCGTCGGCTATCCCGAGGACGGTATCCAGCTGTTCCGGGACTACTACAGCAGCTACGGGAACGACACCGACATCCTCATCCCGGACGGCCTCCGCGACCCGGACCTTCCGGGACAGGTCGGCAACGACATGGAGAACGTCACCGGCACCGCTCCGGCCGCCGGTGGGCCGGCCCAGTCGGCCTACGAGTCCCTGTACGAGGACGTCTACGGCGAATCGCCGGGCGTCTTCTCGTCGCAGTCCTACGACTCGACGGCGGTCGGCATCCTGGCGAACGCGGCTGCCGGCGAGAACTCCGGCACCGCCATCCGCGACCAGATGCGCAACATCGCCAACCCCGACGGGATGGAGGTGACGCCGGACAACTTCGTCGAAGGTGTCGAGGCGGCCGCAAACGGGGAAGCGGTGAACTACCAGGGTGCGTCGAGCTCGGTCAACTTCGACCAGAACGGCGACCCCGCGTCCGCAGCGTACGCGCTGTGGGAGTTCAGCGACGACGGCACCTCCACCATCCGGACCGAGAACTTCGAGGGTGCGAACCCGGACGGCGAGGGCCCGTCCGCCGACGACATGCCCGGCGGCATGGGTCGCGAGATCATGGTCGGCATCCTCCTGCCGGAGACCGGCGCGCTCGCGTCGACCGGTGAGTCGATGATCAACGCCGCACAGATTCCGGCCCAGCAGGTCAACGAGGCCGACATCGACCTCACGGTCGACACCCAGCTCGAGGACACCGAGACGAACTCCCAGTCGGGTGTCAGCGCGGCCAACTCGCTGGTCAACGGCGGCTACCCGTACATCTGCGGGACCGCGTCGTCCGGTGTCAACGTCCCGGTCTGCCAGGAGGTCCTCATCCCGAACGAGGTCGTCGGCTGCTCGCCGTCGAGTACGGCGCTGTCGGTGACGAACCTCGACGACAACGACTACATCTTCCGGACGGCACCGTCCGACCGGCTGCAGGGCCGCGTCATGGCTCAGATTGCCTCCGAGGAGCTCGAGGCGGAGTCGTGTGCGACGCTGTACATCAACAACGACTACGGCCAGCAGCTCTCCGAGCGCTTCTCCAGCGTGTTCGAGGACGAGTTCGACGGCGAGGTCTGGCGGCAGGTCGCGTTCAACCAGGGCGAGTCCTCGTACTCCTCCGTGGTCAGCGACGCGATGTCGGCCGAGTAA